CTCCCCCTCGCCCAGGAAGCCGCAACGGAAGTCGCCCCCGCGGCCGTCGAAGGCGCGTCCGAGGGTGGTGCCAAAGAGCCTGCACCGCAGACCTTCCAGCTGCTCCGGACGTTCGTCCCGTTCATCCTCATCGGCATCTTCTTCTACCTCATCCTCATCGCCCCGCAGCGGAAGAAGCAGAAGGAGACGCAGAAGATGATCGCCGCCGTCGCCAAGGGCGACAAGGTCACAACCATCGGCGGCATCCTCGGCACAGTCGTCGGCGTCGCGGACGATCACGTCACCGTCAAGGTCGACGAAACCAGCAACACCAAGCTCAAGTTCCAGAAACAGGCGCTGGCCAGCGTCGAGCCCAAGAACGCACCCGAAAAA
The sequence above is drawn from the Planctomycetota bacterium genome and encodes:
- the yajC gene encoding preprotein translocase subunit YajC, giving the protein MTTMDLASILLPLAQEAATEVAPAAVEGASEGGAKEPAPQTFQLLRTFVPFILIGIFFYLILIAPQRKKQKETQKMIAAVAKGDKVTTIGGILGTVVGVADDHVTVKVDETSNTKLKFQKQALASVEPKNAPEK